Genomic segment of Hydrogenobacter sp.:
AAAAGCTTGGTGGACTTTCTTTATGATTTCTTTTCTTCCCTAAAACTTGCTATATTTTTGATGGTATCTCTGGGTATCCTTTCTATGCTCGGTTCTACTTACATTCAACAAAATCAACCTCTTGGTTTTTACCTTGATAAGTTCGGTGTGGATGTAGGGCTGTGGTTTTGGAAGCTCTGGCTGACAGACGTTTTTCATTCATGGTACTATATAGCTTTTATAGTGCTTCTTGCAGTTAATCTGATAGTATGCTCTATAAAAAGACTCCCGAGAGTTTGGATACATACCTTTACAAAAGAGAGGTTTCAAAGGCTTGACGAACATACGCAGAAACACCTCAAGCCCGTGAGTTTTCGCATCAACCCATCAAAGGAGAAAGTGATCGCCTTTCTTAAAAGGCTTGGCTTTAATGTTTATGTGGATGAACAGGAAGGAAAGTTTTATTTTTACGGAGAAAAGGGTAGGTATTCCCGATTGGGTGTTTATGTGGTTCATGTAGGTTTGCTGATTATTATGGCAGGGGCGTTGATAGATGCACTTTGGGGTATAAGGGGATCCGTCATAGTACCTGAGGGATCAAGAAGCGACACGCTTACCATCCAATCTAAAGGAACAGAGATCAAATTACCCTTTCAGATAGAGCTTGAGAACTTCAGGATAGTAACCTACGGTGATGAGGCAAGGAGGGAAGGGAAGAAAGTCAGCACGCCTTTTAGGGATGATGTGGCAAGCTTTGAAAGTGACATACGCATCATCAAAGATGGTCATGTGGTATCTCAAGGCACAACTGCGGTTAACTCTCCCTTTGATTTTGGCACTTACAGGATATTCCAGGCAACTTATGGACTTACCGGTGAAGCAGGCAGTGTAAGACTTGTAATTTTTGATAAAAATAAAGTGGTGAAAGACCCAAAATCCGCCTTAGTTGGTGAAGTGGAGCTAAAAGCTGGTAAGGTTGCCGAGTTTAAGGATATGCTTCTTTCCATAGATAGATCAACATTAAACATAGAGAATGAACAGGCAGGAATGAGTGGAGATCTCAAGCCTGCTATTATAGTTAAAGTACTTCTCCATCATAAGGCTTACGACGTGCCTGTGGTTTACTCTCCTGAACTCACCCTCGTTGCTTACACTCGGATGGCTGAATTAAAGGATTTTCCTTATGTCTTTTTCATGTCAGATTTTAGACCGAGGTTTTTCAGCGGTTTTCAGGTATCAAGACAGCCCGGTACACCCATAATATGGATAGGCTCTCTTTTGGTAGTGGGTGGGATGATAGTAGCTTTTTACACAGTTCACAGAAAAGTGTGGATGAGGCTGGAGGGAGATACACTTTGGGTAGCTTTTTGGTCTCACAAACTCAAAGAGGACTTTAAAAAGAGCTTTTTAAGAGCTTTGGAGGAGCTCAGGCATGAAAGTACTGATAATGGAAAAGAATCTCATGCTGCTTAGCAGGATAAAAAACAGTTTGTCAATGCACGATGTGAGGGTGGGTTCTGACTTTAGAGACGAGCATGTGGTTTTTATAAATGTAGAAGCATTTCCAGTAAATGTCATAAGGGAACTAAAGAACAAAGGGGCAAAAGTGATAGCATACTGCGGTCACAAAAATGTTGAGCTTCAAAAAACAGCGAAAGAAGCTGGTGCAGACCTTGTAGTACCAAACAGTCAGGTTATTGATGCAGAAAGCCTCATTGAAAAACTCAAGGGATAAAGTCACGGATAAGTTTCAAACACTTATAAATCAACTCCATAGGCAGAACATAAAGTGTATATTTCCAAAGTCCCTTTATTCCTCACTTGCATAGTGAGGGCTTGCTTCATGACCCAAGATAGGTGGATTATAATTAAATACTCCATGAGAGACATAGGTGAGTACGATCACAGGAGTATAGAGAGTAAGTATTCAAAAAAGTGGGTAGAGGAAGCCATTTACCATACAAAAGATATAAAGAAAGACCTGAGATTTTCCATAGTTATACCGCCTCCCAATGTGACGGGTTCTCTTCATATGGGACATGCTCTCAACGTTACGCTTCAGGACATAATCTGCAGATGGCAGAGAATGTTAGGCAAAAGTGTGGTATGGGTTCCGGGCTTTGATCATGCAGGCATAGCAACTCAGTACGTTGTAGATAAAAAGCTCCAAGGGGAAGGAAAAAACAGACTTGATATGGGGAGAGAGAAATTTTTAAAGGAAGTGTGGACATGGGTGCCTATCTCAAGAAACTCTATAAAGGAACAGCTTGAGAGGATAGGTGTAAGCGTTGATTGGAAAAGAGAGAGATTTACCCTTGATGAGGGATTTTCAAGGGCTGTAAGGTACGCCTTTAGGAAGCTTTACGAAGACGGTCTTATATACAGAAGTGAGTACATAATAAACTGGTGTCCAAGAGATCTCACAGCTTTATCGGATCTTGAAGTTGAGCATGAGGAAGAAGAAGGGAAGCTTTACTATATAAAGTATCCTCTTGAGGATAATTCTGGATACATAACGGTTGCCACAACAAGACCGGAAACCATGCTTGGAGATACAGCCGTTGCCGTTCATCCTGATGATGAAAGATACAGACATCTCATAGGGAAGAGAGTAAAACTTCCCTTAGTTAACTGGAAAAGGAGATCTATGTCCGGAGAGGAAGTGTCTGCGTACATACCTGTAATAGCCGATCAAAGTGTGCTTTCCGAGTTTGGAACCGGTGCGGTAAAGATAACTCCAGCTCATGATCCCAATGACTTTGAGATAGGCAGAAGACACAATTTACCCTTTGTAAAGGTTATGGATGAGCATGCACGCATGAACGAAAATGCCGGAGAGTTTGCTGGACTTGACAGGTACCAGGCGAGGGAAATAATACTGCAAAAGCTTTCCGAGCTTGGTCTGCTGGAAAAGATAGAACAGCATAGACATGCAGTTGGTAAGTGCTACAGATGTAAAACCACCGTAGAACCTATGGTTTCCCTCCAATGGTTCGTAAAAGTTTCCGATCCGAGGATAAAGGACGGTGCGGTAAACGTAGTGAAGGAAGGTAAGATAAGATTTGTGCCTGAGGGTTGGAAGAAAACTTATCTACAATGGATGGAAAACCTCAAAGACTGGTGCATATCAAGACAG
This window contains:
- a CDS encoding cytochrome c biogenesis protein ResB; its protein translation is MLRGYLPFVASSSSLLVTLIVGLFYLQERGKLYYAVLFLTASLFILSSVEIAFSTAKSFIEDYRKHKSLVDFLYDFFSSLKLAIFLMVSLGILSMLGSTYIQQNQPLGFYLDKFGVDVGLWFWKLWLTDVFHSWYYIAFIVLLAVNLIVCSIKRLPRVWIHTFTKERFQRLDEHTQKHLKPVSFRINPSKEKVIAFLKRLGFNVYVDEQEGKFYFYGEKGRYSRLGVYVVHVGLLIIMAGALIDALWGIRGSVIVPEGSRSDTLTIQSKGTEIKLPFQIELENFRIVTYGDEARREGKKVSTPFRDDVASFESDIRIIKDGHVVSQGTTAVNSPFDFGTYRIFQATYGLTGEAGSVRLVIFDKNKVVKDPKSALVGEVELKAGKVAEFKDMLLSIDRSTLNIENEQAGMSGDLKPAIIVKVLLHHKAYDVPVVYSPELTLVAYTRMAELKDFPYVFFMSDFRPRFFSGFQVSRQPGTPIIWIGSLLVVGGMIVAFYTVHRKVWMRLEGDTLWVAFWSHKLKEDFKKSFLRALEELRHESTDNGKESHAA